From the Opitutia bacterium genome, the window CCGCCCGAATCGCGCGAGCCCCCATGGGGGCTCCTGAGGACCAGATCAGTCCTGCGCTTGCACCCGAATCCTCCGTCAGTAAACCAACCACAACCAACCCGGCTGTCTCATTTTGACCTTACAGCGACGGGGGGCAGGTCACCGCCGTTGCGCATGGTTTCGATGCTGTAGGCGTTCTTCTCGCCTTCGGGGCAGACCTATTTCGGTGTTGGCGAGCTGCTATGTGGGCTCACTGGCGCGGGTCCTTGAAGTCGGCTTCCTTGATTTGATAGTCGGCGCGGTTCAGGATGTGCGTGCCGGACATGATCATGGCGTCACCGACGGCGAGGCGGCCGACGATGGTGTCGTCGGTCTCGCTCACGACGAGAATGGGGAGGTCGAACTCGAAGTTGACCATCGCGAAGCGTCCTTTGGCTTTCACTTTCTTGGTGCCGGTGAGTTTGCCGTGAGCATCATCGGCGCAGACTTGCACGGCGCGGCGGAGCGCGGTGGCCATCGCTTCGCTGAAACGGTTCTGGGTCATCCAGCCATCGGCCCCTTCGACGGCATATTCGCCGGGAGCGCGAACGAAGTAGCGCACGGACCAAGCGGGATCGCTGCCGGCGGCTCCGGGAACCTGCGCGGAGAGCATGGCGTAGAGTCGGGCCTTGCCGGAATCCATCACGGTGAAGACGGCGTGCGGAGAAAGCTGCAGTTGAGCGGCCGCGTCGGTGGCGGTCCATTGCGGGGCATGGCCGGCGGCGATGGTTTCCTGCAGCGCGGCGCGGGTGAGCGAGAGGAGATCGGTCACGGAGCTTTGCGCGGAGGCGCCGAAGCGGGATTCGGCGGAAGATTTGTTGGCGGCGTCGGCGACGAGCACGCCGACGACACCGAAGAGCATGCTGACGCCGAGTCCTTTCTGGTGACCGCTGATGACGATCTCGCGTTTGTCGTCGTAGTAAGCCCCGACAGGCAGCTCGCTCATCTTGGAGAGCGGCTTGGCAACGATGGCGACGGTCGCGGGTTTGGCGGGAGTCGGATAGTTGGCGATGTGGTTGAAGCTGGCGCAGCCGGAGAACACGGTAGTGGTCAGCAGGGCCAAGCCGAGCCGCAGCGCGGTCGCGGATTGAAGGATAGAACGGGTATTCAGGGACGAGGTGGGCATGGGGGAATAAAAAAGGGCCATGCGCGACGTGAAGACGTCGCGGCTGGCCCGAGCGAAAAAATGCAGGCGTTGTGTGGTGAGGCGAGCTTGGAGTTGCCGGGAGCCGGACGTCGCGGGTGAATGCGCCGATGCGGGCGGGGGGCGTCGAGTTACGTTGGCGCGACGTGCGGGTGTGAGGCAGCGGCGGGCCCAGCGGTCCCGCCCTACCAAAGAGAAAGGCGCCCGGGTGGGGCGCCTTTCGAGAGAACGAGAACGATTAAGAGAACGAGAACGATTGTTACTGGCAGGCTTCGCAGGTGCCGCCGTTGCGCATGGCTTCGATGGAGCACGCGTTCTTCTCCGCCTCCGTGTAGGTCTTCTTGGCTGCGGTGGCGGCGTCGCGGGTGGCGGCCGCGGCCAAGTCACGCGTCGCGGTTTCGGCTTTCGTTTCGCCGGTGGCGCCGCGCATTTCCTTTTTCACGCTGACGGTGGCCTTCTCGATGTTGGAGGCGCCGAGCGTGCGGAGGTAATACGTGGTCTTCAGGCCGGTCTTCCAGGCGTGGCGATACATGTGCGAGAGCGTCTTCAGGTCCGGCGTCTTGAGCCAGAGGTTCACGCTCTGCGATTGGTCGATCCACTTCTGGCGGCGGGCGGCGGCGTCGATCACCCACTTGTAGTCCACGTCGAAGGCGGTGCGGTATTTCTCCTTCAGGTCGGCCGGCACGGCTTCGATGTCGGCGAGGTCACCGTCGAAATACTTGAGCGCATCGATCATCTCCTGGTTCCAGAGGCCGCGGGCCTTGAGGTCTTCGACGAGGAACGGGTTGATGACGACGAATTCGCCCGAGAGGTTCGATTTGACGTAGAGGTTCTTGTAGTAGGGCTCGATGCAGGGCGACGTGTTCGTGATGTTGGAGATCGTCGCGGTGGGGGCGATGGCGAGGCAGTTGGAGTTGCGCATGCCCTGCTTGGCGATCTTGGCGCGGAGGGGCTCCCAGTTCATCTTGCCGCCGCGCGGGACGTCGACGGGGACGCCGCGTTCCTGCTCGAGGAGGTCGAGGGTGTCCTGCGGGAGGAGGCCGCGGTCCCACTTCGAGCCCTTGTAGCTGGAGTAGGTGCCGCGCTCGGCCGCGAGGTCGGAGGAGGCTTCGTAGGCGTAGTAGGCGATGGCCTCCATGAACTCGTCGTTGAACTCGACGGCTTCGGGGGAGGCGAAGGCGACGCCCTTCATGTAGAGCGCGTTGGCGAGACCCATGACGCCGAGGCCAACGGGGCGGTGGCGCATATTGGAGGTCTTGGCGGCAGCGGTCGGGTAGAAGTTGATGTCGATGACGTTGTCGAGGGCGCGGAGGGCGATGCGGATGGTGTCGCGCAGCTTGTCGTGATCGAGCGAGCCGTCGGGCTTGAGGTGCGACTCGAGGATGACGGAGCCGAGATTGCAGACGGCGGTCTCGTCGTTGGAGGTGTTGAGCGTGATCTCCGTGCAGAGATTGGAGCTGTGGATGACGCCGGCGTGGTCCTGCGGGGAGCGGAGGTTGCAGGGATCCTTGAAGGTGATCCAGGGGTGGCCGGTCTCGAAGAGCATCGAGAGCATCTTTTTCCAGAGCTCGATGGCCTCGACCTTGTGGCCTTGGATTTTGCCTTCCTCGGCGAGCTTTTCGTAGTGCGTGTAGCGCTCCTCGAACTTGCGACCGTAGGTTTCGTGGAGATCGGCGACCTCGTTGGAGCGGAAGAGCGTCCAGTGCTGGCGGCCTTCCATGCGCTTCATGAACAGGTCGGGAATCCAGTTGGCCGTGTTCATGTCGTGGGTGCGGCGGCGGTCGTCGCCGGTGTTACGACGGAGTTCGAGGAACTCGAAGATGTCGTTGTGCCACGATTCGAGGTAGGCGCAGCCGGAGCCCTTGCGCTTGCCGCCCTGGTTGACGGCGACGAGCTGGTCGTTGTGGAGCTTCAGGAACGGGATGACGCCCTGCGACTCGCCATTGGTGCCGGCGATGTGTGCGCCGGTGCCGCGGACGGCGGTCCAGGAACCGCCGAGGCCGCCGGCCCACTTGGAGAGCTGGGCGTTTTCGGCGATGCCGCGATACATGATGCCCTCGAGGCTGTCGTCGACGTAGTAGAGGTAGCAGGACGAGAGCTGGGAGTGGAGCGTGCCGGAGTTGAAGAGCGTCGGCGTGGAGGAGCAGAAGCGGCGGCTCTTGTAGAGCGAGTAGAGCTGGATCGACCAGTCCTCGCGGTCGGACTTTTCGTCGAGGAAGAGGCCCATGGCGACGCGCATCCAGAAGAACTGGGGCGTCTCGAGGCGGCGCGAGCGCTTGCCGGTCTTGTCGATGATGAGGTAGCGGTCGTAGAGCGTCTGGACGCCGAGGAAGTCGAGCTCGAGGTCGGCCGACGGGTCGATGGCGGCGGCGAGGCGGGCGAGGTCGTATTCCTTGAGGCGCGGCGTGAGGCGCTTGATGTCGATGCCGCGGAAAATGTAGGGCGCGAAGGCGGCTTGGTGGAACTGCTTCAGTTTGCCGATGCCGTCGCGGACGATGTCCCAGCCGAGGACTTCCTCGTAGATGTAGGTGAGCTGGATGCGGCCGGCGAACTTGGCGAAGTCGGCGTCCTTTTCGATGAGCGTCTTGGCGTTGAGGACGATCGTGTTGTTGAGGTCGCCCTGCGCGATGTTGTCGAAGGTGGAGCGGCGGAGCTCGGCCTCGATCTGGTCGGAGGTGAGGCAGAGGTTGAGGCCGATGGAGGCGAACTCGATGCGCTTCTTGAGATCCTCGCCGTTCCAGAAGTAGGTGGAGCCGTCGGCGCGCTGGACGACGATCATGGAGTTCTGGCCCTGCGGGACGGTGGTGTCGGCGGCCGGAGCGGCGGTGTCGGGCGCGGCGACGACATCGGTGGCGTGGCGGGCGGCGGACTCGTTGGCGCGGGAGGCGTGGCGCATCGCGCGGTAGAGAATGTAGTCCTCGGCGACCTTGTAGTGGCCGGCCTTCATGAGCTCTTCCTGGACCATGTCCTGGACTTCCTCGATGTGGAGGAAGGCCTGCTTGAGCGTGGCGGCGCGGGCGGTGACGGCGCGAGCGATGGCGGGGGCGGGCGCGGAATCCTTCTTGAGGGAGAGGAAGGCCTTGCGGATCGCGATCTCGATCTTGGCCTCGTTCCAGGGGACGACCTGGTTGTTGCGGCGGATGAGTTTCACGGCGACGGCCGGCTGCTCGCGGGAGGTGGCGAGTTTCTGGGCGCGCTTGTGGAGGAGGGACTTCGCGACGTCGTGGGCGTTGTTGTCGACGAGGGTTTTCTCGATGAGCACGTAGAGATCGTGGAGGGAGACGCGGAGCGGGCCGCGGGTGAGGGCCTGCTTGGTGAGGTTGGAGGCGACTTCGCGGGTGACGTCGGCGACGAAGCGCTGGTTCTTCTCGTTGAAGATGTCCTTCTCGCCCTTCGCGAGCATGAGGTTCGCGAGGGACTTGCCGACGGTGTCGGCGACTTCGGCGAGGTCGAAGCGCTCGGTGCCGTGCGGGCAGAGGACTTCGACTTCGGGGACGGTGACGTCCTCGCGGAGGACGTCGCGCCAGTTATAGTTGGGTTTCTGGTCCTGCGGGGTGCCCGTGAATTTCTTGAGGGCGAGGTCGGTGTGGACGGAAGAGGTGTCGCTCATGGAGATAGTGCTGCTGACGATGCGTGGGGTGACTGACGGGAGGGGTAGGAAAGTGGGGCGCGAAAAAGAAGGCAGAGCCGCCCGGGGGACGGTGCCGCCTTCGCTTTTGCGGGCGAGGCGGACTGGTTAAAGGTCGTCGTCGCTCGTGTTCTGGAGGGCGGACGATTTCTGGTATTCAGTAACGCGGCCCTCGAAGAAGTTCTGCTCTTTCTTGATGTCCATCATCTCGGCCAGCCAGGGGAGCGGGTTCTTGACGCCCGCGTTGAGCGGGGCAAGGCCGCAGCCTTCGAGCCGGCGGTCGGCGATGTAGTCGATGTAGGTCAGAAATTCGTCGATGGAGAGGCCGACGGCGTTCACCGGCAGGCAATCGCGGATGAAGTCCTTCTCGAGGGCGACGGCCTCGGCCATGGTCTGGCGCAGCTCCTCCTTGAACTCGGGCGTCCAGATCTCGCGGTTTTCCTCCATGAGATCCATGAACAGATTGCGGAGGAGCTCGATGTGGTTGGACTCGTCGCGGAGGGTGTAGCGGAACATCTGGCCGATGCCGGGGAACTTGTTCTGCCGGTAGAGCGACAGGATCATGCCGAAGAGGCCGTAGAACTGGGTGCCCTCCATGCACTGGCCGAAAACGAAGATGTTTTTCGCGAAGAGCTGCTTGTTCTTCGGGGCGTTCATGTCGAGGTCGCGGCGGAGGTCGCGCGAGACCTTGTTCACGAACTCGTTTTTGCGGACGATCGACTTCACGTCGTCGAACATCGCTTCGCACTCGTGCGGGTTCACGCCGATCGAGGCGATCATGTAGAGCAGCGAGTCAGCGTGGATGTTCTCCTCGTGGGCGTGGCGGCCGAGGACGAGCTTGAGCTCGGGCGCGGTGACGACTTCGCGGATGACGTGCTGGATGTTGTCGCCGACGATGCCCTCGGCGGCGGAGAAATAGCCGACGCCCATGCGGATGATCCAGCGTTCCTGATCACTGACGGCCTTCGCATCGCGCCACTGCTCGATGTCCTTGCCCATCGGGATGTCCTCCGGCTCCCAATGGTTGGCCTTCATCTTTTTGTAGAGATCGTAGGCCCACTGGTATTTCAGGGGGAGGAGGTTGAAGTAGGGGACTTGGCGGCCGTTGATGACCTTTTTCCCCGCAAACGCGGCTTCGGCCTTCTCCTGATCGAGGGTGAAGGTTTTGGTGCCGACTTGGAAAGTTTTGAGCATAGCTAGTGCGTGTGTGTGACGAACGAGAAACGTGTGTGTTTTGCCATGGGCAAAACCATCTTCTGGAGGTCATAGAAGCGCGCAGGACGCCCAAGCGAACCGAAGTTGCTGGAACTTCCTCACACGTTGCTGACCACCACAGGATGTGGCTGCCCGGAACCAAGGGCACTACTAATGGTAGTGGCCTATACCCCGTCAATTTTTTCCCCGAAACAATCGCGACATTTTTTGGTGGACAAAAATTGCACTGAAATCCGCCGTGCTGCGGTCGCGAAAATTTTCGCGCGACACGTGATTTTCAGAGGGAAAATGTCCCGCGTGCGCCGCGTCGCAAATCCGCGGAAAAAGATATTGACGCTGTTTTGCACGACGCGTGGTGCGGTTTTCAGAGGGAGTTTCTTCGTGCCGCTATGCGCGTCGATTCCGGCGCCGCGATTCTCCTCTGGCGGAGAGCGTGGTGTGGCGCGCGGCGCGCCATAGTCGCGGGTTTCTCAAGGGGTAATCCGCCCTAGCGCCGGCGAAGCCACAGCGAACCGTCGCCACGCGCGCGGGGTTCAGTTGCGGTAGAGCCGGCCCGCGAGGTAGGCTTCGCGTTGCGCCGCGAGGCGCTTGAGCAGCGCGGAGGGCGTGTTGGCGATGACTAGTTTCTCCGCTCGCTCCAAGGCTCGCAGGGCGCCGCTCCAGTCGCCGGTCGCGGCCAATGCAGCTCCGAGCGCACTCCAGCTTTCTGGCACGCTTGGGTCGAGGCGGGTGCTTTGCTGCGCGAGCCGGCGCGCGAAGTCTCGCTGCGCGGGCGTGACCTCCGCGGCCGTGGCGAGAAGCCAGGCGAGACCGTTCGCCGCGCGCGTGTCGGTGACTTGCTCGTGCAAGGCGCGCTCGAAGAAGCGCGCGGCTGCGCCGTGTTGTCGTCCCTCCGCGAGCCATTCGCCTGCCTGCGTCAGCAGGCGATAGCGCGCGGCGGGCGGTGCGCCGGCGATAGCCTGTTCCAACGCGGGGATGGCTTCGTTCCATCGTTGCGCGGCGAGCAGAAACTCTGCGCGGCGCAGTGCCGCCGGAGCGAAGCCGAGCGTGGCGGAGCGAGTGAAGGCTGCGAGCGCCCGCGCGGTTTCGCCGCGCTGCGCGAGCATGTTCGCTAGGTGGAATTGCGCCTCTCCGGCTGTCTGCGTGGAGTCCACGGCGAAAATCTGCACGCGCGTGCCACTCGGCGAGCTGGCGAGGGTGACCTCCGGCAGCGCGCGCAACCACGAGGGAATCTCGTCGCTGCGGAAAATACGTGGCGCGAAGGCTTGGTTCAGTTCGTCCGCGCTCGCGTGCGGACGCGCGAGCCGGAGTATCTCATCGAGGACATCGTCCTCGGTGCAGAAGACGAAGTGCGTGATCGCGTGACGGCGGACGAGTGTTTCGGCTGCGGCGTCGGACGCTGCGGCGGCGATCTCGGCCATCGCATGCAAGCCGGCGCGGTTTTCCCAGTAGAGAGTGCCGATCGTGCGAAAGTCGCCGTAGAAGGAGAGGTCGAGCGCAGTGTTGGCGTGCTCCACACGACGCGATTCGCAGACGAGCCGAGCGCGCGCAGCACCGCGGCGAACCAGTTCTGCGAACGGGACCGCAAGGATCACCGGCAGGTTACCGGCGGTGGTGCGGGCGCAGAAGAAAAAGGCGCGGATCGGACAATGAAAAAGGCGGCCGCGTTGCCGCCGCCGCCTTCGCGGGAATTCGGATCAGCGTTCGCTTAGAACTCGTAGCGGGCGCTGAAGAGGATCGACCAGCGGGTGGCGGCGGGCTCACCACGGCCGAGGGACGGCGCGAAGCCGCTGCCGGCCGTAGCTCTGGCCGTTGATGTTGGTCGAGCAGGTGCCGTTCGCGAGCGCGCTGCTAGCTTGGCTCGCCGCTGATCACCCGAAGAGATCAGTAGACGATTTGGCTTGAGGCTGAGCAGTATCCAATTCCGTTCGCTTGCGCCCAAGCTTCAACCTCAACTATACCACTACCTAGATTTACATCGGATACAGAGCCACCCGGGAAGGAGGCTTGGGACGCGATCCAGTCTCCGGATTCGTTTTTGTAGATCCCAGACATCGTGAGTATTCCCGTGCAGAACTCGTTCGCGGTTCTGGTGTATTGCTGGCTGCCGATTCGCAGAAAGATCGTGGCTGCCACGCGCGGGTCGAACTCATTGGGGCCATTCATTATTGGAGTATAGTCTGGCTCGTAACCGTAAGCGTCGGCTTCCACCGAGATGGAGTCGACATAGGTGCCGTAGGCGTTCAGGTCTACAGTTGCGAAGCCACCGTTTGCGCCGCCGTTAGCAACAAACAAGCTTTCGACGGTAGCGTATCCCGCCGTAGCCAGCGTGGCGGCAAGCGCGATCATTGATATCACACGGAACATTTTGGATTTCATATTCTTCTCTCACTATTGGCCCATTTTTTAGTTCGGTGACTTTGTAGTTACGTAATCTTGTTTGTTGGTGGGGCAATGAAAAAGGCGGCTGCGTTGCCGCAGCCGCCTTCGCGGAAATCAGTTCAAGTGGGCTTAGAACTCGTAACGAGCGCTGAAGAGGACAGACCAGCGGGTCGCGGCGGGTTCACCACGGCCGAGCGAGGGAGCGAAGCCGGAACCGGTGTAACTCTTGCCATCGACGGTGGTGGAGTAAGTGCCGTTCGCGAGCGCCGTGCTGACGTTTGAGTAGACGTATTGCTTCGCGACTGTGTCGTAGGTGGCCGCGACCATCGATTCCTTCTTCGTGAAGAATTGGTTCGAGCCGCGAATGATGCCCCACTTGCTGTTCAGGAGGTTGCCGACGTTGAGGATGTCGGCGCCGAGGACGAGCTTGTGGCGCCAGAAGGGCAGTTTGACCTCCTGCTTGACGCTGAAGTCGAACTGGTTGACCCACGGGTAGCGGTTGGAGTTAGCGCCGGAGTAGGTTCCTTCCTGCAGACCAAAGCGATCGACGATCTTGAAGAAGTTCTCCTGGTCGGTGGTGCTGGCGAAGCGGACCTTTGAGTCGCCGCCACGGACGGGGATGTAGACGAGGTCGTTCTGCGTCTGGCTGTCGCCGTTGAGGTCGCCGGAGTAGACGAAGCTGAACGGATAACCGGAGCGGCCTTCATAGAGCAGCGAGAACGTCGTGGGGTTGTTCTTCACGAATTCGAAGTCCTTGGTGACATTGATGAGGATGCGGTCGCGGATCTCGAGTTCGGCGGTGTGGAGTTCTTGGGCGTTGATGTTGAAACCGACGCGATTGTTCCAGTTGGACGCGGCGACGGAGGAGGTGCCGAAGGTCACTTCCTTGGCATTCGTGAGGACGTAGGACGCCTTCCAATACCAACCGTCCTTCGTGCGCGGGCGCTCGAGGGAGACGATGTAGGATTGGGATTCACCCTTGTCGGCGTTCGTCAGCTTGATGATGCGGGCGCCGGAAGCGGTGGAGTTGACGAAGGCGGTGCTGACCACCTTGGTGCCGGTCGCGATGCCGGAGGTGTTGGCGCCAGACCAATACAGCGTGCGGCCGTCGGGGCCGGTGCCGGTCGCGGCGATGTTCACGTTCTGGTAGAACACATCCTTGTTGGTCTTGGTGAACTCGATTTCGGCGGTGGCCTTCAGGCCGAGGATGCCGAGTTCGCGTTCAACGGCGAGGTTGGACTTCCATTTCGAGGGCAGTTCGAAGTTGGGGTCCATGAAGTTGACGGTCATGACGGAG encodes:
- a CDS encoding ribonucleoside-diphosphate reductase subunit alpha, producing MSDTSSVHTDLALKKFTGTPQDQKPNYNWRDVLREDVTVPEVEVLCPHGTERFDLAEVADTVGKSLANLMLAKGEKDIFNEKNQRFVADVTREVASNLTKQALTRGPLRVSLHDLYVLIEKTLVDNNAHDVAKSLLHKRAQKLATSREQPAVAVKLIRRNNQVVPWNEAKIEIAIRKAFLSLKKDSAPAPAIARAVTARAATLKQAFLHIEEVQDMVQEELMKAGHYKVAEDYILYRAMRHASRANESAARHATDVVAAPDTAAPAADTTVPQGQNSMIVVQRADGSTYFWNGEDLKKRIEFASIGLNLCLTSDQIEAELRRSTFDNIAQGDLNNTIVLNAKTLIEKDADFAKFAGRIQLTYIYEEVLGWDIVRDGIGKLKQFHQAAFAPYIFRGIDIKRLTPRLKEYDLARLAAAIDPSADLELDFLGVQTLYDRYLIIDKTGKRSRRLETPQFFWMRVAMGLFLDEKSDREDWSIQLYSLYKSRRFCSSTPTLFNSGTLHSQLSSCYLYYVDDSLEGIMYRGIAENAQLSKWAGGLGGSWTAVRGTGAHIAGTNGESQGVIPFLKLHNDQLVAVNQGGKRKGSGCAYLESWHNDIFEFLELRRNTGDDRRRTHDMNTANWIPDLFMKRMEGRQHWTLFRSNEVADLHETYGRKFEERYTHYEKLAEEGKIQGHKVEAIELWKKMLSMLFETGHPWITFKDPCNLRSPQDHAGVIHSSNLCTEITLNTSNDETAVCNLGSVILESHLKPDGSLDHDKLRDTIRIALRALDNVIDINFYPTAAAKTSNMRHRPVGLGVMGLANALYMKGVAFASPEAVEFNDEFMEAIAYYAYEASSDLAAERGTYSSYKGSKWDRGLLPQDTLDLLEQERGVPVDVPRGGKMNWEPLRAKIAKQGMRNSNCLAIAPTATISNITNTSPCIEPYYKNLYVKSNLSGEFVVINPFLVEDLKARGLWNQEMIDALKYFDGDLADIEAVPADLKEKYRTAFDVDYKWVIDAAARRQKWIDQSQSVNLWLKTPDLKTLSHMYRHAWKTGLKTTYYLRTLGASNIEKATVSVKKEMRGATGETKAETATRDLAAAATRDAATAAKKTYTEAEKNACSIEAMRNGGTCEACQ
- a CDS encoding ribonucleotide-diphosphate reductase subunit beta; translation: MLKTFQVGTKTFTLDQEKAEAAFAGKKVINGRQVPYFNLLPLKYQWAYDLYKKMKANHWEPEDIPMGKDIEQWRDAKAVSDQERWIIRMGVGYFSAAEGIVGDNIQHVIREVVTAPELKLVLGRHAHEENIHADSLLYMIASIGVNPHECEAMFDDVKSIVRKNEFVNKVSRDLRRDLDMNAPKNKQLFAKNIFVFGQCMEGTQFYGLFGMILSLYRQNKFPGIGQMFRYTLRDESNHIELLRNLFMDLMEENREIWTPEFKEELRQTMAEAVALEKDFIRDCLPVNAVGLSIDEFLTYIDYIADRRLEGCGLAPLNAGVKNPLPWLAEMMDIKKEQNFFEGRVTEYQKSSALQNTSDDDL